CCGACGCCTGTTCCCCGGCCATCACGCCGCCGCCGACCGCCAGCCCGAACAGCACGAAGCCGAATTCGCCGCCCTGGCTCAGCACCGTCGCCATCCGCATCGCCCCGGCCCAGGGAACCCCGGCAATGCGGGCCAGCACCAGCATCACCAGTCCCTTCACCAGCAGCAGCGCCACGGCAAGTCCTAGGAAGCGGACGGGATGCGCCATCAGCGTCGGCACGTCGGCCCCCATGCCGACCGACACGAAGAACAGCCCGAGCAGCAAGCCCTCGAAAGGTTCGATATCCGCCTGCACCTCGTGCCGGTATTCCGAATCCGACAGCAGGACGCCGGCCATGAAAGCACCCAGCGACATCGACAGCCCGGCCTCCTGGATCAGCACGGCGGTGCCGATGACGATCAGCAGGGCTGTGGCGGTGAAGATCTCCGGCGCGCCGGCGCGGTCGACCGCGTGGAAGATCGGCCGCAGCAGATAGCGTCCGCCAATCAGCACCACGACCACCGCGACCACCGCCTTGGCGACGGACAGCCACGCACCGTCGGCCTGGGGAACGCTGCCGTTGCCCAACAGCGGCAACAGCGCCACCGCGGGAATGATGGCGAGATCCTGGAACAGCAGGACGGAAAAGGCATTGCGCCCGGATTGGTTGGCGAGCAGCCCGCGCTCCGCCATCATCGGCAGCGCCATGGCGGTGGAGGACAGGGCGAAGCCGAAGCCCAGAACCACTGCCGTCGGCCAGGCGAGCCCCAGCCCCCAGCCGCACAGCGCGGTGATCGCGGCGCCGGTCACCGCGACCTGCGCACCGCCAAGCCCCAGCACCGATTTCCGCATGACCCACAGGCGGGCGGGCCTCAGCTCCAGCCCGATCAGGAACAGCAGCATGACGACGCCGAGTTCCGAGGCGTGTGCGATCGCCCCCACATTGGTGACCAGCCCGAGCCCGGCCGGACCAACCGCCAGCCCGGCGGCGAGATAGCCGAGCGGCGCACCGAACCCGAACCTTTTTGCCACCGGCACGGCGACCACCATCGCCGCCAGCAGCACAACCAACGTCACAAGCTCCGCCATGTCCCCCGCCGCTCGACTGTCGCAGGGGCACTATGGCGCGGTTTCAACGGCCGATGCCAGACACTTAACCGTCAGCCCGGCCATATACCTAGATGCTATTGATTATTCGGCCGCGGAAGCCACGTGCGAGTTGTTCGACGGCGGCGCCCCACTGGCCGCCCAGCGGGTCAGCAGGAGGATGCCGACGACCACGCCGACATAGGCGATCAGCTGCGCCTCCGTCGGACGATCGGTGTAGCCGACCAGCACATGCAGCGCCTGCCCGACGAGGCTGTTGTCGCGCAGGACGTCCGAGGTGTCCCACAGCACGGTGCCGCCCGCCATCAGGATGCCGCCCTGTGCCAGGAAATTGACCGCCGTGGCGGCCATGCCGGCGGCCAGCAGCGTCAGCAGCCAGGTGGTGGTGGCGAACAGGTGCCGCGTCGGGATCTGCAGCAGCCCGGCATAGAGCAGGACGGAGACCACCGCGCCCAGCGCCATGCCGCCCAGCCCGCCAGTGGCCACCGTGGCGATGCCGCCCTCGTCCGACGCCAGGATGCCGGTCAGGAACAGCACGACCTCCGACCCCTCGCGCAGCACGGCGACGCCGATGACGATGGCCAGCGCCGCCAGCGACTTCTCCCCGCTCTGCACCGCCCGGCCGACCGCCTTCATGTCGCGCGCCAGTTCGCGGCCATGCTGCGCCATCCAGGCATTGTGCCAGGCCAGCATGACGACGGCGATCAGCAGGACGGTGGCGTTGAACATCTCCTGTCCGGTATCGGCGAACAGCGAGCTGATGCCGTCGGCGAAGGCGGCGACGATGCAGGACCCGACCATGCCGCCGACGATGCCCAGCGAAATCGACCGGCCGCGGCCGGGCACTCCCTGGGTCGCGGCCAGCACGATGCCGACGATGAGGCCCGCTTCGAGGACCTCGCGAAAGACGATGATCAGACTGGCGAGCATGGTCGTCTCCGGTACTGGGCGGTCTGCTGGGACAACGTCACTCGGCGATCACGACGCCCTGCGCCGTCGCTTCGTGGAATTCGCCGAAGAAGGGATAGCGCCCCGGCTTCAGCGGACCGACCATGACCTTGATCTGCTTGCGGCCCCCGACGATCTTCTCGACCTTCATCTCGCCGCTTTCGAACTCTTCCGACGTGGCGTCCTGATTGTCGACCAGCAGGGTCACCCGCTTGTTGGCCGGAACCTTCACCTCCGCCGGTTCGAACTTGTGATCCTTGATGACGATGGTCACCGTGTCGGCAGCCTGCGCCGGGATGGCGTGGACCAGGGCGGCTCCGGACAGGGCGATGCCGAAGGCGGCGGAAAGCAGAGAGACACGACGCATTCGCGGAAAACCTCAGGGGCTGGTGGGCCATTGCTTCTGAAAATCATTCTCACTCAAGCCCCCCGGGGTCAAATGAAAAGGCACCCGCAGGCTCCGCAACGCACCTGCGACGGAATCGCGCACCCCTGCGGCGTAGCGTGCCACCTACCCAGGTTCGCCCGTCTCGACAAGCCCAGGTCGAGACGACGCGAAGCCTCGGCGTTTCAGCGGGATGCGACGAAGCGCTCCAATTTGCCCAGCGTTTGCTGCCCCAGTTTCTCGGCGCCGAACCCCTTCGCCTCCTGGAACTCGGAAGCTGTGGTGAACACCATGCCCAACGTCACCTTCGTTGCGCCGTCCAGGTCCTCGAACATGGCCCAGGCGTCGGCATGTTTCGGCCCGTTCTCGCCCCAAAGAAGCGTGTAGCCGATTCTTTCCTCGGGCCGGACCTCTCCATAACGATGGTGGTTCGGAAACACCGTTCCATCCGGCGCAATCATGTCGAAGACCCATTCGCCGCCCGCGCGCAGATCAATCCGCGTCGTCCGACAGGAGAATCCTTCCGGGCCCCACCATTGCGGGAGCGTCTCAGGGTTCATCCACGCCCCCCAGACCAGGGACCGGGGTGCCTGTATCACTCGCTCAAGCACCATGGTTCGCTCGGCCACGCCCGAGAGGTTGTCCAGTCCCGCACCAAAGCCCTGCCGGTATCCGGCCTCCATGTTCTTGGCCATCGAGGAAAGCTGCACCGTAACGACCAGCCGACTGCGTTTGTCCGTCCCTGAGAAATCCGCCGACACCAGCGCGGCTGATTGTGTCACCTGCCCGGACGAAACCACCTCGTAATTCACGCTGCGTTGCGCAGGCTGCAGGTCCAGCCAGCCAACCTCGCAACGGATATCGGGCTGCCCCTCCACCTTGCAGAGAGAGACCTCACGTCCTCCCACCCTGGTGTCGGCCTCCAGAAACTCCACGATGATCGAGGGCGTGGGGGCGGCCCAAACCATCCGGGCGGCCGGGGCTGTCCACGCATGCCACAGCACCGATAACGGCGCGGCCACCTCCCGCTCGAAGGTCAGCGTCGCAAAGCGATCCTTCCTGTCATCCGGCCTGTCATCCGGCGCCATGCCGGTCGAAACGGGGTCCGATGTCATTCTTTGCGCTCCTTCATGACGTTCATCACAAATGCATCCAGTCGGCTGAGACGGGCCTCCCAAATCGCCCGGTGTTCATCCAGCCATGTCCGCACCGGCTCCATGGCCTCCGGCACCATTGCGCAGGTCCGTGTTCGCCCTTCCTTAGAGGTTGAGATCAACCCAGCTTCCTCGAGCACGGAAAGGTGCCGCATCACCGTGGGCAGACGCAGTCCAGTGGGACCGGCCAAGTCCGTTACACGCGCGGGTTCTCTGGCGAGCCGGATCAGGATTGACCGTCGGGTCGGATCAGCAAGCGCGTGGAAGAGCAGCGAGAGATCGGGATTATGCTTAGCCATGTCGCTAAGTATCAGCGCGACATTGCACTTGCAAGCAAACACTTCGTCGATTGGCTAAGTTTTTCACAACCAAGCAGCGCTCCCTGGAGCGGTGGCTTCCGTTGCGGCGCGGATCAGGGGCTTTCGTCCCGCCGTGCCCACGCGCCGTGACGTGGTCACTGTGTTCAAGGACCGGCGGATTTACGGAATCTGGACTGCGCTGTTGGTCTCGCCCCGCCCGATGGCGGCACTCGGCTTCGGAGGCTCTGGAGCGAGCAACAGTTCAACCACTACCCAAAGGGCGTCGGAGACGTGATGTGCAGCCATCCGCCTCCCAATAGCTCAAACCCTGTTTTGTCAGGCGCTCAAGCTTCCGACGAGCCGGGAAACTGCTCCAGCCCGTCGGTGATCTCATAGTAGTCGGCCTTGTCGGCCACATAGCCATGGCGGAGCGTCGTCAGCCCGGTCGGCTGGTCCAGGCTGCCCGCAGCGATCTCGATCTCGGTCTTGCCGTCGCCCTTCCAGAACAGGGACGAGCCACAGCGCCCGCAAAATCCCCGCTCCGCAATGTCGGAGGAGCGGTACCAGGACAGCGTTTCATCGGCGTCGAAGGTGACGGTATCGCGCGGAACCGTGACATAGGCGCCGATGTGGCCGTGGAAGCGGAGGCACTGGCCGCAATGGCAGGTCACGACCCCATCCGGCCGTTCCGCCAGCAGAAAGCGCACGCCGCCGCACAGGCAACCGCCGGCCAGCGCCCGCTCCCGCCCCGTCACGCCTTCGCTCATTCCACCACCTCTCCCGTGCTGGTCCGGCGTTCGACACCATCGTCGCCGATGTCGTAATAGGCGCCTTTGTGGTCGACGAAGATATGGCGATCCACCCGCAGCCCGGACGGATCGTCCAGGCTGCCGGCGGTCACCGTGATGCGGCGCTCCGCACCGGCCTGTTCCAACGCCTCCCAGAACAGCCCGGCACCGCAACGCGCGCAGAAGCCGCGCCGGGCGCGCTCGGAGGAGGCGTACCACGTCAGAGTCGAGTCGGTGAGCAGACGCAACGCCGCACGGGGCAGGCCGGTGTAGGCGCCGACATGGCTATGCTGGCGCCTGCACTGGGAACAATGGCAGAAGGAGATCGGCTCCGGTCGGGTGTCGATGGCATAGCGCACGCCGCCGCACAGACAACCGCCGGTCCAGACCCGCTCCCCCTCCCCGCTTGCCTTCAGGTCGTCCATCGCTCAGCCCCGCCAGAACGGCTTTTCAGCCTCATAGTCCGCATCGGCGCGGGAAATGCCGATGTCCGACAGCAGATGGTCGGGCAGAGCCTCCAGCGCGCGGCGCTGCCGGCGGCGCTCGTTCCAGGTGGCAAGGCGGTCGAACAGCGCCACCACGTGCCCGCCCAGCCCCACGCCGGCCGGGGCCGGCTTGCGGACGAACAGTTCTGCGCCGGACATCGGTGAATGCGTTCCCTTTGCCATGATCCGGTTCCTTCCGGTGAATGGGGAGCGGGGCCTCGGCCTCGCCGCTCCGTTGGTCAGATCGCTTGTGAAACTGAGGATGGTACAGAGACCCCTTGCCGACAAACGACGCTTTCTCATAGAATCGATTAGCTAAGCTAATCCGAATCCAGCCGCTGGTCCCTCCCCCGCCATGTCCCGCCGCCTGCCCCCGCTGAACGCGCTGCGCGCATTCGAAGCCGCCGCACGCCATCTTTCCTTCACAAAAGCCGCCGACGAGCTGCATGTGACGCAGGCCGCCGTCAGCCACCAGATCAAGGCGCTGGAGGAGTGGCTCGGATTACCGCTGTTTCGCCGAATGAACCGGGCGCTGGCGCTGACCGAGGCCGGGCAGAGCTACCTGCCGCCGGTACGCGAGGCGATGGACACGCTGTCCCAGGCGACCGACCGCCTGATCCGCGCCGACAGCAGCGGCACGCTGACCATTTCCACCATGCCCAGCTTCGCGTCGAAATGGCTGGTGCCGAGGCTGGTGCGTTTCCAGAAGCGCCATCCGGAAATGGATGTGCGGGTCCACAGCACCTCACAGGTGGTGGACTTCGCCCGCCACGACGTCGATCTGGCGATCCGATTCGGCAATGGCCTGTGGCCGGATTTGCGGGTCGAACGGCTGCTGACCGAGGACATCTTCCCGGTCGGTCACCCATCGCTGCTGGCCGGCGACCGGCCGCTGGTCAATCCGGAGGATCTGCGGCACCACACGCTGCTGCACGACGACTACAACATCTCCTGGGCGGTGTGGTGCCGGGCGGCGGGGATCGAGGGGGTGGATACCGACCGCGGCCTGCGATTCGACGACTCGTCCTTCACCCTGCAGGCAGCGATCAACGGCCACGGCATCGCGCTGGCCCGCGGCGTGCTGGTGGCCGACGACATCGCGGCCGGCCGGCTGGTCCGCCTGTTCGAAGTGCGGCTGCCGGGGAGCCTCGCCTACTATGTCGTGGCGCCGCAGCATTACTTTTCCCGGCCCAAGGTGAAGGCCTTCCACGACTGGTTGTTCGAAGAGGCGGAAGCGGTCTGAAAAGCGCCGTATTGAGCGGCTTGCGGGCTTAACGGACCGCTCCTATAGTCCGCGCCCATGAGCGCGAACCCGTCCCCCGACACGGTCTTCCCGCACCGCCATCTCCTCGGAATCGAGGGGCTGCGGGCCGGCGAGATCACCCAGATCCTCGACCTTGCCGATGGCTATGTCGAGCAGAACCGCCGCCCCGTGAAGAAGTCCAACCTGTTGGACGGCCGCACGCAGGTGAACCTGTTCTTCGAGAACTCCACCCGCACCCGCACCAGCTTCGAGCTGGCCGGAAAGCGGCTGGGGGCCGACGTCATCAACATGTCGACCGACAGCAGCTCGGTTAAGAAGGGCGAGACCCTGATCGACACGGCGATGACGCTGAACGCCATGCACCTGGATGCGCTGGTGGTGCGCCACGCCGATTCGGGCGCGGTGAAGCTGCTGGCCGACAAGGTCAACTGCTCCGTCATCAATGCCGGCGACGGCCATCACGAACACCCGACCCAGGCCCTGCTCGACGCGCTGGCGATCCGCCGCCGTCTCGGCCGGCTGGATGGGCTGATCGTGGCGATCTGCGGCGACATCCTGCACAGCCGCGTCGCGCGCTCCAACATCCACCTGCTGAACGCCATGGGCGCCCGGGTGCGCTGCGTGGCACCGCCGACCCTGCTGCCGTCGCAGATCGAACGGCTGGGCGTCGAGGTCCATCATTCGATGAAGACCGGCCTGCGCGACGCCGACGTTGTGATGATGCTGCGCCTGCAGACCGAGCGGATGAGCGGCCAGTATGTCCCCTCGACCCGCGAATACTTCTATTTCTACGGCCTCGATTACGAGAAGCTGGAGGTGGCGAAGCCCGACGCGGTCATCATGCATCCGGGGCCGATGAACCGCGGCGTCGAGATCGACTCGGAAGTCGCCGACGACCTCAAGCGCTCGATGATCCTCGATCAGGTGGAGCTGGGCGTGGCCGTGCGCATGGCCGTGCTCGACCTGCTGACCCGTGAACGCCGCCAGTCCGACCTTGCGGGAGCCGTCTGATGAGCAGCCGTATCGTCTACCGCAACGCCCGCCTGCTCGACCCGGCGACGGGCCTGGACCAGCGCGGCGACCTGCTGATCGACGGCGAGACCATCGCCGATTTCGGTCCCGGCCTGTTCAACGACTCCACGCCCGAGGGTGCGGAGGTCATCGACCTCGCCGGCCAGTGCCTCGCCCCCGGTCTCGTCGACATGCGGGTGCTGATCGGCGAACCGGGCGAGGAAGAGAAGGACACGATCAAGAGCGCGTCCCGCGCCGCGGCGGCCGGCGGCATCACCGCCATGGCGCTGCTGCCCAACACCGACCCGGTGCTGGACGAGGTCGCCGGGCTGGAGTTCATCGCGCGCCGCGCCCGCGAGGTGAAGCTGGTCAAGGTCTTCGCCTACGGCTCCGCCACCCGCGGCACCGAAGGCAACGAGATCACCGAGATGGGCCTGCTGGGTCAGGCCGGCGCGGTCGCCTTCACCGACGGCACCAAGGCGATCACCAGCGCCAAGACGATGCGACGCGCGCTCAGCTACGCCAAGACCTTCGGCAAGCTCATTGTGCAGCATCCGGAAGAGCCGTCGCTGGCGTCGGGCGGCATGATGAACTCCGGCGAGATCGCCACCCGCCTCGGCCTCGTCGGCATCCCGCGCGAAGCCGAGATCATCATGATCGAGCGCGACCTGCGGCTGGCCGAATTGACCGGCGGGCGCCTGCATTTCGCCCACATCAGCACCGGTGAATCGGTCGACCTGATCCGCCGCGCCAAGGCGCGCGGGCAGAAGGTGACCTGCGACACCGCTCCACATTACTTCGCCCTGACCGAAACCGACGTCGGCGACTACCGCACCTATGCCAAGGTCTCCCCGCCGCTGCGCGGCGAAATGGACCGGCGCGCCATCGTCGAGGGCTTGGCCGACGGCACCATCGACGCCATCGCCTCAGACCATGTGCCGCAGGACCAGGACCAGAAGCGCCTGCCCTTCGCCCAGGCCGCCCCCGGCGTGATCGGGCTGGAGACGCTGTTCCCGCTGACGCTGGAACTGGTGCACAAGGGCAAGATGCCGCTTCTGAAGGCTCTCGCCTGCGTCACCGCCAACCCGGCGGCGATCCTCGACTTGGCCGTGGGCCGCATCGTCAAGGGCGGGCCGGCCGATCTGGTCGTCTTCGATCCTGACGTGCCGTGGCAGATCGACGTCACCCGCTTCAAGTCGAAGTCGAAGAACTCTCCCTTCGAGAATCGCCCGGTCCAGGGCCGGCCGCTGCGCACCATCGTCGACGGCCGCACCGTCTGGCAGGCGGAGGACTGATCCGGTGCCGATCCTCCTGTTCGCCGCCCTGCTGGGCTACCTGCTGGGCTCGATCCCCTTCGGGCTGGTGTTGACCCGGATGGCCGGTCTGGGCGACATCCGCCAGATCGGCTCCGGCAACATCGGCGCCACCAACGTGCTGCGCACCGGCAACAAGCCGTTGGCGCTCGCCACCCTGCTGCTCGACAGCGGCAAGGGCGCCATCGCCGCGTTGCTGGCGCAGTGGCTGGCCGGACCGGAAGCGGCGGTGCTGGCCGCCGGCGGCGCCATGCTGGGCCACAGCTTCCCGGTGTGGCTGGGCTTCAAGGGCGGCAAGGGCGTCGCCACGGCGATCGGCGTTCTGCTTGCTGTGTCTTGGCCTGTTGGGCTGCTGGCCTGTCTGACCTGGCTGGTGATGGCGGCGCTGTTCCGCATCTCGTCGCTGTCGGCGCTCACGGCGCTGGGCATCAGCCCGCTGACCGGCTGGTACTTTGGTGGGCCGTTGGTCGGCGGCCTCTGCCTGTTCATCGCGGCACTGGTCTTCATCCGCCACGAGGCAAACATCCGGCGCCTGCTGAAAGGCGAGGAGCCGAAGATCGGCGCAGGCAAGAAGAAGGCTGCCTGAGCGGGCAGATCGAAGAGGCGGGTCGAACGGGCGGCGGGGAGGCAACTCCCCGCCCTTTTCGTTTGCAGTCCTCTGATTTTGTTGGAGTTCCCTCGTCCTCACTATCCGATTTCGCCCACCCGGACGCAGACAACCGGTGCGGCCATGCGCTATGCTGCACGGCAATCCGGGGCACGAACAAGCAACCCGGCAGGTGAGCCGGCGGCTGGCGCCGGCGGACAACGAGACGCTGAGGGAACCGATAATGGACACTCCGCTGTGGAGCCCGAGTGAGGAGCGCATCGCGCAGGCCAACCTGACCGCTTTCCGCGAGGCGGCGAATGCGCGATTCGGACTGCGGCTGGACGATTACGACGCGCTCTACAATTGGTCGATCGCGGAGAAGGAGCGGTTCTGGCGCTTCCTGTGGGAATGGGCCGGGCTGACCGGCGACCTTGGCAGCGTCGATCTGCTGGACGGCGACAAGATGCCGGGTGCCCGCTGGTTCCCGGACGCCCGCCTCAGCTATGCCGAGAATCTGCTGGCCGGCGCACCGGACGACAATGCGGTCGTCTTCTGGGGCGAGGACAAGGTCAAGTACCGCTGGAGCGGGGCGGAGCTGAAGGCCACCGTCTCCCGCCTGCAGCAGGCGCTGAAGGCCAAGGGCGTCGGCAAGGGCGACCGCGTCGCCGCCATCATGCCGAACATGCCGGAAACGCTGGCGGCGATGATCGCCACCACCAGCCTCGGCGCGGTCTGGTCCTCCTGCTCGCCCGACTTCGGCATCCAGGGCATCACCGACCGCTTCGGCCAGATCGAGCCGAAGGTGGTCTTCGCCCCCGACGCCTACTGGTACAACGGCAAGAGCCACGATGTCCGTGCCAAGGTGGCGGAGGTGCTGAAGGATCTGCCGACCGTCGTCGCCACCGTCATCGTCCCCTATGTCGACAAGGCGCCCGACCTGTCGACGATCCCCGGCGCCGTCGGCTTCCACGACTTCATGGCACCCCATCCGGTGGCCGAGCCGACCTTCGAGCGCGTCGCCTTCGACCATCCGCTGTTCATCCTCTATTCCTCCGGCACCACCGGAAAGCCGAAATGCATCGTCCATGGCACCGGTGGCACCATCCTTCAGCATGTGAAGGAACACCGGCTGCATTGCGACCTGAAGCGCGGTGACCGGCTGTTCTACTTCACCACCTGCGGCTGGATGATGTGGAACTGGCTGGTGACCGGGCTGGCCAGCGGCACGACGCTGGTTCTCTATGACGGCTCGCCCTTCGCGCCGACCGGCAACATCCTGTTCGACTATGCCGATGCGGAGCGGATCACGCTGTTCGGCACCTCGGCCAAATTCATCCAGTCGCTGGAGAAGTCGGGGCTGGAGCCGATGAAGACCCATTCTCTGGCCAGCGTCCGCGCCCTGGCCTCCACCGGCTCACCGCTGATGCCGGAGAATTTCGAATTCGTCTACCGCTCGATCAAGCAGGATGTCCATCTCGCTTCCATCAGCGGCGGCACCGATATCATGTCCTGCTTCGTGTTGGGCAACCCGATCTCCCCTGTGTGGAAGGGCGAGATCCAGACGCGCGGCCTCGGCATGGCGGTGGAGGCGTTCGACGACAACGGCCATGCCGTGCGCGGCGAGAAGGGCGAACTGGTCTGCACCCGCCCCTTCCCCATCATGCCGATCGGCTTCTGGGCCGATCCGGACGGGTCGAAATACCGCTCCGCCTATTTCGACCGCTTCCCCAATGTCTGGGTCCATGGCGATTTCATCGAACAGACCCAGCATGGCGGCTGGGTGATCTATGGCCGGTCGGACGCGGTGCTTAACCCCGGCGGCGTGCGCATCGGCACGGCGGAGATCTACCGCCAGGTCGAACAGCTTCCGGAAATCATGGAGGCGGTCTGCATCGGCCAGGAATGGGACGGCGACGTGCGCGTCGTGCTGTTCGTCGTCCTGCGCGAGGGGCTGAAGCTGGACGAGGCTCTCGCCGGCACCATCCGCAAGCGGATCAAGGACAACTGTTCCCCCCGCCATGTTCCGGCGAAGATCGTCCAAGTCACCGACATCCCGCGCACCCGCTCCGGCAAGATCACCGAGCTGGCGGTGCGCGACGCCGTCCACGGCCGTCCGATCAAGAATACGGAGGCGCTGTCCAACCCGCAGGCGCTGGACGAATTCCGCGAGCGGACGGAACTGAGCGGAGCGTGAGGTGGCGTCGCCGCTGTTCCTCGACCTCGACGGCGTGCTTGCCGATTTCGACCGTGGCGTCGTCGCGGTCACCGGCAAGCGGCCGGAACAGCTGCCGATGAAGGAGATGTGGCGGGCCTTGTCCCGCCACGCCGACTTTTTCGGCACGCTGGACTTCATGCATGACGCGCAGGAGCTTTGGGCTTTCTGCGCGCCGCACCGGCCGACCATCCTGACCGGCCTGCCGCTCGGCAGTTGGGCGCCGGAGCAGAAGAAGCGCTGGGTTGCCCGCATGCTGGGGGCCGAGGTGCCGGTCATCACCTGCATGGCCCGCGACAAGGCCCGCTACGCCAGTCCCGGCGCCATCCTGGTCGACGACCGCGAGAAGGCCCGCGACCCGTGGGAGGCGGCCGGTGGCCGTTTCATCCTCCACCGCAATGCGGCGGACAGCATCGCCGAACTGGCGAGGCTGGGATTCTGAACATGACTAAGGGGCGGCACTTGCGCGCCGCCCCCATTTCAACAAACCCGTTTACTCGGCAGCCGCCGCCTTGGTCTCGCGGCTGGTCCTCCACAGCGACACCACCACGCCGCCGGCGATCAGGGCGAAGGTGACGCCCAGCGCGATCAGCGGGTCGGGCTTGCCGAAGACTTGCGTGTAGAAAATCTTGCCGCCGATGAACACCAGCACCAGCGCCAACGCGTATTTCAGATAGCGGAAGCGGTGGACCATCGCCGCCAGGGCAAAGTACAGCGCGCGCAGGCCAAGGATGGCGAAGATGTTGCTGGTGTAGACCAGATACGGGTCGGTGGTGATGGCGAAGATCGCCGGCACGCTGTCGACCGCGAAGACCAGATCGGCCAGTTCCACCATGATCAGCGCCAGCAGCAACGGCGTGGCCGTCCAGCGCATCACGCCGCTGTCGCCCACCGGCTGCTTGACGATGAAGTGGTGGCCGTGGAAGCGGTCGGTAACGCGGATGCGACGCTTCAGGAACCGCAGGATGGCATTCTCGCCGATGTCGGTTTCCTCGTCCTTCGCGAACAGCATCTTGATGCCGGTCAGCAGCAGGAAGGCGCCGAAGACGTAGAGGATCCAGTGGAATTCCGACACCAGAGCGGCGCCGGCGCCGATCATCAGGCCACGCAGCACGATGACGCCCAGGATGCCCCAGAACAGCACGCGGTGCTGCAACTCGCGGGGCACGGCGAAATAACTGAAGATCAGCGATATGACGAAGACATTGTCCAATGACAGGCTCTTCTCGACGAAGAAGCCCGTGTAGTACTGCAACCCGGCCTCGCCGCCCATCGACCACCAGACCCAGCCGCCGAACAGCAAGGCGACCGCGATGTAGAAGGCGGAAAGCTTCAGGCTTTCACCGACGCCGATGACATGGTCGCGCCGGTTGAGAACGCCCAAGTCCAGAACCAGAAGCGTCAGGACAATCCCAACGAAAACGAGCCAAATCCAAACCGGTTTTCCCAGAAATTCCAGGAAAATCGTTGCAAACAAACCGTCCATCGCAAAACCCACTTGATGACGCTGCGTGAGCGGTGAGATCAAGCGGTTCCGACATCACGACCGACGCCTCGGCCGTCAGAGGGGCCCGGATCCGAACTTCCTCGCAGATGGTGTCACCGCGCCGCAGGTCAAGATGGCGGCAAACAGCGACAAGGCGGCGAAA
The Azospirillum sp. TSA2s DNA segment above includes these coding regions:
- a CDS encoding monovalent cation:proton antiporter-2 (CPA2) family protein gives rise to the protein MAELVTLVVLLAAMVVAVPVAKRFGFGAPLGYLAAGLAVGPAGLGLVTNVGAIAHASELGVVMLLFLIGLELRPARLWVMRKSVLGLGGAQVAVTGAAITALCGWGLGLAWPTAVVLGFGFALSSTAMALPMMAERGLLANQSGRNAFSVLLFQDLAIIPAVALLPLLGNGSVPQADGAWLSVAKAVVAVVVVLIGGRYLLRPIFHAVDRAGAPEIFTATALLIVIGTAVLIQEAGLSMSLGAFMAGVLLSDSEYRHEVQADIEPFEGLLLGLFFVSVGMGADVPTLMAHPVRFLGLAVALLLVKGLVMLVLARIAGVPWAGAMRMATVLSQGGEFGFVLFGLAVGGGVMAGEQASAAMLVVTLSMLATPFLFAAEERWFAPRLMSAKPKRPFDTPPDDNPPVIICGFGRVGQVVGRVLRVRGIPFTALESSAAQVDFVRRFGSKAYYGDPTRVELLRAAGAEKAKVLVVALDDMEQSLRVVEMATRHFPNLTIFARARNRRHVHHLMDRGVTHIVRETFDSSLRMTGDVLRQMGLAEGEVTRTLDTFRAHDERTLIRQHAVHNDEIKLIQTSRDAAAELQSLFEADREGEARTKAEA
- a CDS encoding FTR1 family protein gives rise to the protein MLASLIIVFREVLEAGLIVGIVLAATQGVPGRGRSISLGIVGGMVGSCIVAAFADGISSLFADTGQEMFNATVLLIAVVMLAWHNAWMAQHGRELARDMKAVGRAVQSGEKSLAALAIVIGVAVLREGSEVVLFLTGILASDEGGIATVATGGLGGMALGAVVSVLLYAGLLQIPTRHLFATTTWLLTLLAAGMAATAVNFLAQGGILMAGGTVLWDTSDVLRDNSLVGQALHVLVGYTDRPTEAQLIAYVGVVVGILLLTRWAASGAPPSNNSHVASAAE
- a CDS encoding cupredoxin domain-containing protein, whose amino-acid sequence is MRRVSLLSAAFGIALSGAALVHAIPAQAADTVTIVIKDHKFEPAEVKVPANKRVTLLVDNQDATSEEFESGEMKVEKIVGGRKQIKVMVGPLKPGRYPFFGEFHEATAQGVVIAE
- a CDS encoding SRPBCC family protein; the protein is MTSDPVSTGMAPDDRPDDRKDRFATLTFEREVAAPLSVLWHAWTAPAARMVWAAPTPSIIVEFLEADTRVGGREVSLCKVEGQPDIRCEVGWLDLQPAQRSVNYEVVSSGQVTQSAALVSADFSGTDKRSRLVVTVQLSSMAKNMEAGYRQGFGAGLDNLSGVAERTMVLERVIQAPRSLVWGAWMNPETLPQWWGPEGFSCRTTRIDLRAGGEWVFDMIAPDGTVFPNHHRYGEVRPEERIGYTLLWGENGPKHADAWAMFEDLDGATKVTLGMVFTTASEFQEAKGFGAEKLGQQTLGKLERFVASR
- a CDS encoding helix-turn-helix transcriptional regulator, translated to MAKHNPDLSLLFHALADPTRRSILIRLAREPARVTDLAGPTGLRLPTVMRHLSVLEEAGLISTSKEGRTRTCAMVPEAMEPVRTWLDEHRAIWEARLSRLDAFVMNVMKERKE
- a CDS encoding GFA family protein; translated protein: MSEGVTGRERALAGGCLCGGVRFLLAERPDGVVTCHCGQCLRFHGHIGAYVTVPRDTVTFDADETLSWYRSSDIAERGFCGRCGSSLFWKGDGKTEIEIAAGSLDQPTGLTTLRHGYVADKADYYEITDGLEQFPGSSEA
- a CDS encoding GFA family protein — protein: MDDLKASGEGERVWTGGCLCGGVRYAIDTRPEPISFCHCSQCRRQHSHVGAYTGLPRAALRLLTDSTLTWYASSERARRGFCARCGAGLFWEALEQAGAERRITVTAGSLDDPSGLRVDRHIFVDHKGAYYDIGDDGVERRTSTGEVVE
- a CDS encoding DUF1127 domain-containing protein, with protein sequence MSGAELFVRKPAPAGVGLGGHVVALFDRLATWNERRRQRRALEALPDHLLSDIGISRADADYEAEKPFWRG
- a CDS encoding transcriptional regulator GcvA, with the translated sequence MSRRLPPLNALRAFEAAARHLSFTKAADELHVTQAAVSHQIKALEEWLGLPLFRRMNRALALTEAGQSYLPPVREAMDTLSQATDRLIRADSSGTLTISTMPSFASKWLVPRLVRFQKRHPEMDVRVHSTSQVVDFARHDVDLAIRFGNGLWPDLRVERLLTEDIFPVGHPSLLAGDRPLVNPEDLRHHTLLHDDYNISWAVWCRAAGIEGVDTDRGLRFDDSSFTLQAAINGHGIALARGVLVADDIAAGRLVRLFEVRLPGSLAYYVVAPQHYFSRPKVKAFHDWLFEEAEAV